The following coding sequences are from one Rhinoraja longicauda isolate Sanriku21f chromosome 7, sRhiLon1.1, whole genome shotgun sequence window:
- the LOC144595636 gene encoding interleukin-18 receptor accessory protein-like, whose amino-acid sequence MLEAHSKSSSIQGDKKLSTKNCFNGAPREYYYGFAGDPFEMTCELNNLTDNNSINYSKDLLLWCRQGKESCVQQIKGWDEVVSPRGKSFSSSSIRTSDSGTYLCFFRNGGLCLKVAVLRVEKLNQTGCEDTQHCEMFLIQQAANKISCPGIEHFNASARSPVEWYQNGKLVEEYHARISLEIKSDQIYLNSVYKEDSGNYTCKFKFFENKIPWLVKRTFPVNVIVADTNKPPITLDPHGVKTIEVVLGSSVQLMCQVYFGYERNFSPVIKWLINEGEMENTGNQKEKVLLTKTAEGFTFIREANLKKVTKDDFNTNFTCFSQNSQGNSSGVIRLKEKVSTIFQIKVITISTSLIFMAIVSGCVGIYKFWIEIVLLYRHYYSKDETIGDGKEFDAFVSYASSCSSGDDVKSDGYFITEERFALELLPSILERQNGYKLCLFERDVLPGGVYTEDVISSIKRSRRIIIVLSPSYFASAGSRLFELQTGVNSMLDNFKTKVILINFHALPDVSHLPDNVKRAIAVLPGITWKGNKSSPPSSKFWKLLRYYMPVKKNELCKTCQNIERRTVQRKDRSFDP is encoded by the exons ATGTTGGAAGCACATAGCAAATCAAGCAGCATCCAAGGGGACAAGAAACTGAGTACCAAAA ATTGTTTCAATGGTGCACCACGGGAGTACTACTATGGATTTGCAGGAGATCCTTTTGAAATGACGTGTGAGCTAAATAATCTCACTGATAACAATTCCATAAACTATTCAAAGGATCTATTGTTATGGTGCAGACAAGGCAAGGAAAGTTGTGTTCAACAAATTAAGGGCTGGGATGAAGTTGTTAGTCcgagaggaaaaagtttttcatcttcATCAATCCGCACATCTGATTCTGGCACTTACCTCTGTTTCTTCAG AAACGGTGGACTTTGTCTTAAGGTGGCTGTGCTACGTGTCGAAAAGCTGAACCAAACAGGGTGTGAAGACACTCAACATTGTGAAATGTTTCTAATTCAGCAAGCAGCAAATAAGATATCATGTCCAGGAATTGAACACTTCAATGCTTCAGCAAGGTCTCCTGTAGAGTGGTACCAG AACGGGAAATTAGTTGAAGAATATCATGCACGAATTTCTCTCGAGATAAAAAGTGACCAAATTTATTTAAATTCTGTATATAAAGAAGACTCTGGCAATTATACGTGCAAATTTAaattttttgaaaataaaatcccATGGCTTGTGAAAAGGACATTTCCTGTGAATGTTATAG TTGCTGACACAAACAAACCTCCAATTACCCTTGACCCTCATGGAGTAAAAACAATCGAAGTCGTGCTTG GTAGTTCTGTGCAGTTAATGTGCCAAGTATATTTTGGTTATGAAAGGAATTTTTCACCTGTTATAAAATGGTTAATAAATGAAGGCGAGATGGAAAATACGGGAAACCAGAAAGAAAAAGTTCT CTTAACAAAGACAGCTGAAGGATTTACATTCATTCGGGAAGCAAACCTGAAAAAAGTTACCAAAGATGACTTTAACACCAACTTCACCTGCTTCTCACAGAATTCCCAGGGAAATTCATCTGGTGTGATTAGGCTCAAAGAGAAAG TGTCTACCATCTTTCAAATAAAAGTGATAACTATATCTACATCACTAATATTCATGGCGATtgtttctggatgtgttggaataTATAAATTTTGGATTGAAATCGTTCTCCTTTACCGACATTATTACTCAAAGGATGAAACTATTGGAG ATGGGAAAGAATTTGACGCCTTTGTTTCATATGCGAGTTCTTGTTCATCAGGAGATGATGTAAAGAGTGATGGCTATTTTATTACAGAGGAGAGGTTTGCCCTGGAACTGCTTCCTAGCATATTGGAGAGGCAGAATGGTTACAAGCTGTGTCTGTTTGAGAGAGATGTCCTGCCTGGCGGGG tttataccgaagatgtcaTTTCAAGCATAAAGAGAAGCAGGAGAATAATAATTGTCCTAAGCCCAAGTTACTTTGCTTCAGCTGGATCGAGGCTGTTTGAACTGCAGACAGGAGTCAACAGCATGCTCGATAATTTCAAAACCAAGGTGATTTTGATTAACTTCCACGCCCTACCCGATGTATCTCACCTTCCGGACAATGTCAAACGGGCCATTGCAGTGCTGCCAGGGATAACGTGGAAAGGAAACAAGTCTTCTCCTCCATCCTCAAAATTCTGGAAGCTGCTCAGGTACTATATGCCAGTGAAAAAGAATGAATTATGCAAGACCTGTCAAAACATCGAACGCAGAACAGTACAACGCAAGGATAGGTCCTTtgacccataa